The Actinomycetota bacterium DNA window GCCGCGACCGGCCCCCGACCCCGGCGGTGATCTGCCGCTGCCCATGCCCCCCTGCGGAGAGGTGGCCGTCCCAGGTCATCGCGCCCAGCCGGGCGAGGGCGTGGGCATGGCCGGACAGGATGATGTCGTTGTGGAAGTGGTTCAGGGTCAGGATGAACTGGTGGGTGTCGGGGTCGTCCCCGAAGGTGGTGGTCCCCCAGCGTTCATGATGCCAGATAGCGATCGAGCATTTCTGTCCGCTGGTGGCCCCACCGTGGCGGCGGCTCATGGCGAATCTGAGCCACTCAAGCTGGGGGCTGCCAGCCCCGCAAGCGGCGGTTTGGGTGTCGCCGGTGGAGCCGGTGACCCGCTGGCAGTCCGACGCCAGCACGAGGACGTACCAGTCGGGACGGCCGTCTGAGTTCACGTCGAGGTCGCGGTCGTAGTAGCCGAGGTCGGGACGGCAGGGGGGAGATAGCTGGCTGCAGGGGAGGTTGGCGAGCTGGTCAGCGAAATACGCCCGCCAAGAGGGGGCGCCGGGGCCGGGTTCGCAGACGTCGTGGTTGCCGAGGGCGGGGAAGTAGCTGATGCCTTTCAGGCGACCCCAGCTGCCGTGGTAGCCGACGGGTGAGGTGAACGCGGCTGGGCTGCCGCATTCGTAGACGAGGTCGCCGGGGAGGGCGACGGCGTCGGGTTGGCCGGCGAGGGCGAGTTCGCTGGTGCCGTAGTCGTCGCCGCGGGGCTCACCGACGGGGGGGCTGATGTCCCCGGTCCAGGCCAGCTCAAACACGCCACCGCTGCCGGGGATGGGGTTGCCGCCGGGCTGGGCGGCGGCCGGGACTGTGGCCACCAGGGCGGTCAGGACGGTGAAGGTGGCTAGGAGGCGGAGGCGGGTCATGCGGCCTGCTCCGTCGGGTCAGGTGGGCCGGTCGTCGTGACAAGTTTGGGGGTATCGTAACTGATGGGAATGGGTTTGCGCGGCTTGGCCGGGTCACCCATGTCTGCTGGTCGCGTGGTGGGTCGAGCGCCCCGCACACCCCATTGGTCGACAGCACGATGCCACCCCGCTTGGGCCTGGCCGGCTCAGCCGCGATCCGGGCCGGCCCGAACCCCGGGTGCCCGAGGGCAAGGCCGCCACCCGCTGCTCAACCAGCACGCTGGTCTGGTTGGCCATCTGTGGGGTCCGACGCTCCCTCGGGCGCAGGATCGCGGGGCCATCGCGGTCCAGCCGGCGCTCCAGCGGTAATAGGCCGATTCCACAAGGCTCGGCAGGCCTGATTCAATTGAGCACCGACACCTTCACCGCTTCCCGCTTCAACGCTGATCGCGAAGGGAGGTCCGTACCAGAGGCGATCGTGAGCCCGTGGCTGCCCGGCGACCGTCAACCCCGGGCCGCTCGAGGGGAGGACACCAGTGCGAAGGACCGCCTACGCCCTGTCGATCGTGATCGGTTTGGCCCTGATCATCGGGGGGGTTGCGACCTGGATCGTGGTCAGCACCACCCTTGCCGATCAGAAGATCACGGTGTCGGACGACGCCTCCTGTCTGGCCGGCGACGAAGTCGACGGGCCGTTCAGCGCCTACTGCGAGGCGATGGTCATCGACAAGCACGCCCTTGAGGCAACCGGAGGCCTGCGCTACGCAGAGTTGGACCGCGAGGATCCCAAGCGCCAGACGGCGCAGACGGCCTCGTTCCTCCAGGCCTCGCTGTTCACCTC harbors:
- a CDS encoding metallophosphoesterase, encoding MTRLRLLATFTVLTALVATVPAAAQPGGNPIPGSGGVFELAWTGDISPPVGEPRGDDYGTSELALAGQPDAVALPGDLVYECGSPAAFTSPVGYHGSWGRLKGISYFPALGNHDVCEPGPGAPSWRAYFADQLANLPCSQLSPPCRPDLGYYDRDLDVNSDGRPDWYVLVLASDCQRVTGSTGDTQTAACGAGSPQLEWLRFAMSRRHGGATSGQKCSIAIWHHERWGTTTFGDDPDTHQFILTLNHFHNDIILSGHAHALARLGAMTWDGHLSAGGHGQRQITAGVGGRSRLPFRVNPAREGTRYRSNTNYGIGWLQLRTSTHAAGYQIGTWTHEFRLVGNDGRGATVDQATAGCWP
- a CDS encoding aromatic ring-opening dioxygenase LigA, giving the protein MIGLALIIGGVATWIVVSTTLADQKITVSDDASCLAGDEVDGPFSAYCEAMVIDKHALEATGGLRYAELDREDPKRQTAQTASFLQASLFTSVVAFGVAAMAIAVGVLFILIGLGIRDVTNRIGEVASSHSPATA